In the Streptomyces sp. BHT-5-2 genome, one interval contains:
- a CDS encoding ubiquinol-cytochrome c reductase cytochrome b subunit yields MSNETTATTARRGQAPRGERIADWADGRLGIYSLAKANMRKIFPDHWSFMLGEVALYSFVIIILTGVYLTLFFHPSMAEVTYHGSYVPMHGIKMTQAFESTLNISFDVRGGLLIRQIHHWAALVFLAAMMVHMMRVFFTGAFRKPREVNWLFGFLLFVLGMFTGFTGYSLPDDLLSGTGVRFIEGVILAMPLIGSYLQMFIFGGEFPGHDIIPRFFTVHVLLLPGIMLGLLVAHLILVFYHKHTQFPGAGKTNNNVVGMPLLPVYMAKAGGFFFLVFGVISVIAAVASINPVWAIGPYRPDQVSTGAQPDWYMGFAEGLVRVMPGWEWNFWGHTINFGVLIPILVFPLVLIAIAVYPFIESWVRGDKREHHILDRPRNVPNRTGFGVAWLVAYFVMLIGGGNDLWATHFHLSINSITWFVRIAFFVGPVLAFIATKRICLGLQRRDKDKVLHGRESGIIKRLPHGEFIEVHEPLDQEQLHVLTQHEQPEPFELGPEVDENGVRRKFKRSQKLRAKLSKSYYGEDNVIPKPTVEEYKEITSGHGHH; encoded by the coding sequence ATGAGTAACGAGACAACCGCGACCACTGCGCGCCGTGGCCAGGCGCCACGGGGTGAGCGGATCGCCGACTGGGCCGACGGCCGGCTGGGCATCTACAGCCTGGCCAAGGCCAACATGCGCAAGATCTTCCCGGACCACTGGTCCTTCATGCTGGGCGAGGTCGCGCTCTACAGCTTCGTCATCATCATCCTGACCGGTGTCTACCTGACGCTGTTCTTCCACCCGAGCATGGCCGAGGTCACCTACCACGGCTCCTACGTGCCGATGCACGGGATCAAGATGACCCAGGCGTTCGAGTCGACGCTGAACATCAGCTTCGACGTGCGCGGTGGCCTGCTGATCCGGCAGATCCACCACTGGGCGGCGCTGGTCTTCCTGGCCGCGATGATGGTCCACATGATGCGGGTGTTCTTCACCGGTGCGTTCCGCAAGCCGCGTGAGGTCAACTGGCTGTTCGGCTTCCTGCTGTTCGTCCTGGGCATGTTCACCGGCTTCACCGGCTACTCGCTCCCGGACGACCTGCTCTCCGGCACCGGCGTCCGCTTCATCGAGGGCGTCATCCTGGCGATGCCGCTGATCGGCTCGTACCTGCAGATGTTCATCTTCGGCGGCGAGTTCCCCGGTCACGACATCATCCCGCGGTTCTTCACGGTCCACGTGCTGCTGCTGCCGGGCATCATGCTGGGCCTGCTGGTGGCGCACCTGATCCTGGTCTTCTACCACAAGCACACGCAGTTCCCGGGTGCCGGCAAGACCAACAACAACGTGGTCGGCATGCCGCTGCTGCCGGTCTACATGGCCAAGGCCGGAGGCTTCTTCTTCCTGGTCTTCGGTGTGATCTCGGTGATCGCCGCGGTCGCCAGCATCAACCCCGTGTGGGCCATCGGCCCGTACCGGCCGGACCAGGTGTCCACCGGTGCGCAGCCGGACTGGTACATGGGCTTCGCCGAGGGCCTGGTGCGTGTCATGCCGGGCTGGGAGTGGAACTTCTGGGGCCACACCATCAACTTCGGTGTGCTGATCCCGATCCTGGTCTTCCCGCTGGTCCTGATCGCCATCGCGGTCTACCCGTTCATCGAGTCCTGGGTCCGCGGCGACAAGCGCGAGCACCACATCCTGGACCGCCCGCGCAACGTGCCCAACCGCACCGGCTTCGGTGTGGCCTGGCTCGTCGCCTACTTCGTGATGCTGATCGGTGGCGGCAACGACCTGTGGGCCACCCACTTCCACCTGTCGATCAACTCGATCACCTGGTTCGTCCGGATCGCGTTCTTCGTCGGGCCGGTGCTGGCCTTCATCGCCACCAAGCGGATCTGCCTGGGTCTCCAGCGCCGCGACAAGGACAAGGTGCTGCACGGACGCGAGTCCGGCATCATCAAGCGCCTGCCGCACGGTGAGTTCATCGAGGTCCACGAGCCGCTCGACCAGGAGCAGCTGCACGTCCTCACCCAGCACGAGCAGCCCGAGCCGTTCGAGCTCGGTCCCGAGGTCGACGAGAACGGTGTCCGGCGCAAGTTCAAGCGCTCGCAGAAGCTGCGCGCCAAGCTCTCCAAGAGCTACTACGGCGAGGACAACGTCATCCCCAAGCCGACCGTCGAGGAGTACAAGGAGATCACCAGCGGCCACGGCCACCACTGA
- a CDS encoding ubiquinol-cytochrome c reductase iron-sulfur subunit encodes MSETEENLPSERETAHEGTVGKADNPFADPGLPPHEHRIQDIDERAAKRSERTVALLFLVSMLATVAFIASYVAIPIDKIVYIFPLGHISGLNFALGLTLGVALFCIGAGAVHWARTLMSDEEVADERHPIEATPEVKAKVLADFAEGAKESQFGRRKLIRNTMFGALALVPLSGVVLLRDLGPLPEKKLRTTGWKKGIRLVNQSTNLPLRPEDIAVGSLTFAKPEGLEESDEDFANKIAKDALMLVRIQPQNIKDKQELAWSHEGIVAYSKICTHVGCPISLYEQQTHHVLCPCHQSTFDLSDGGRVIFGPAGHALPQLHITVKDGYLEAVSDFAEPVGPSFWERG; translated from the coding sequence ATGAGTGAGACAGAAGAAAACCTTCCCAGTGAGCGGGAGACGGCTCACGAGGGCACGGTGGGGAAGGCGGACAACCCCTTCGCCGACCCCGGGCTGCCGCCCCACGAGCACCGCATCCAGGACATCGACGAGCGGGCCGCCAAGCGCTCCGAGCGCACCGTCGCCCTCCTCTTCCTGGTCTCCATGCTCGCCACCGTCGCGTTCATCGCGTCGTACGTGGCCATCCCGATCGACAAGATCGTCTACATCTTCCCGCTGGGCCACATCAGCGGCCTGAACTTCGCGCTCGGTCTGACGCTGGGCGTGGCGCTCTTCTGCATCGGCGCCGGCGCGGTCCACTGGGCCCGCACGCTGATGTCGGACGAGGAGGTCGCCGACGAGCGGCACCCGATCGAGGCCACTCCCGAGGTCAAGGCCAAGGTTCTGGCCGACTTCGCGGAGGGCGCCAAGGAGTCGCAGTTCGGTCGGCGGAAGCTGATCCGCAACACGATGTTCGGCGCGCTGGCCCTGGTGCCGCTCTCCGGCGTCGTCCTGCTGCGCGACCTCGGCCCGCTGCCCGAGAAGAAGCTGCGGACCACCGGCTGGAAGAAGGGCATCCGCCTGGTCAACCAGTCGACGAACCTCCCGCTGCGTCCCGAGGACATCGCGGTCGGCTCCCTCACGTTCGCCAAGCCCGAGGGCCTGGAGGAGAGCGACGAGGACTTCGCCAACAAGATCGCCAAGGACGCCCTGATGCTCGTGCGGATCCAGCCGCAGAACATCAAGGACAAGCAGGAACTCGCCTGGTCGCACGAGGGCATCGTGGCCTACTCGAAGATCTGCACCCACGTGGGTTGCCCGATCAGCCTGTACGAGCAGCAGACGCACCATGTGCTCTGCCCCTGCCACCAGTCGACCTTCGACCTTTCCGACGGCGGTCGCGTCATCTTCGGTCCGGCCGGTCACGCCCTGCCGCAGCTGCACATCACGGTGAAGGACGGCTACCTCGAAGCCGTCAGCGACTTCGCGGAGCCCGTCGGCCCGAGCTTCTGGGAGCGCGGATGA
- a CDS encoding c-type cytochrome encodes MKKLSARRRHPLAALVVLLFALAVTGGLYAAFAPADKAQADDTAQSLAIKEGKKLFAVGCASCHGTGGQGTSDGPSLVGVGAAAVDFQVGTGRMPAQQPGAQVPRKRNIYSNAQIDQLAAYVASLGPGPSVPDKSQYSADGADVAKGGELFRTNCAQCHNFTGKGGALTNGKFAPTLEGVDPKHIYEAMQTGPQNMPSFGDGTLSPQNKKDIVAYLGAVNGDKTASPGGMELGGLGPVTEGLFGYIFGLGACVAVAIWVAARTTKAKKS; translated from the coding sequence GTGAAAAAGCTCTCCGCACGACGGCGCCATCCGCTGGCGGCGCTCGTCGTCCTACTCTTCGCGCTGGCGGTCACTGGGGGGCTGTACGCCGCGTTCGCGCCGGCGGACAAGGCTCAAGCCGATGACACCGCCCAGTCTCTTGCCATCAAGGAGGGCAAGAAGCTCTTCGCCGTGGGCTGTGCAAGCTGCCACGGCACCGGCGGTCAGGGCACCTCCGACGGCCCGAGCCTGGTCGGCGTGGGCGCCGCCGCCGTCGACTTCCAGGTGGGCACCGGCCGCATGCCGGCCCAGCAGCCCGGCGCCCAGGTGCCGCGGAAGCGGAACATCTACAGCAACGCCCAGATCGACCAGCTCGCGGCCTACGTCGCGTCGCTGGGCCCGGGCCCGTCCGTGCCCGACAAGTCGCAGTACAGCGCGGACGGCGCCGACGTCGCCAAGGGCGGCGAGCTGTTCCGCACCAACTGCGCGCAGTGCCACAACTTCACCGGTAAGGGCGGCGCCCTCACCAACGGCAAGTTCGCACCGACGCTCGAGGGCGTGGACCCCAAGCACATCTACGAGGCCATGCAGACCGGCCCGCAGAACATGCCCTCCTTCGGTGACGGCACGCTGAGCCCGCAGAACAAGAAGGACATCGTCGCGTACCTCGGTGCCGTCAACGGCGACAAGACCGCGAGCCCCGGCGGTATGGAACTCGGTGGTCTGGGCCCGGTGACCGAAGGTCTCTTCGGCTACATCTTCGGCCTGGGCGCGTGTGTCGCGGTCGCCATCTGGGTCGCAGCCCGGACTACGAAGGCCAAGAAGTCATGA
- a CDS encoding heme-copper oxidase subunit III, whose amino-acid sequence MSVVATATTVETGHAHPSVNRPNLTSVGTIIWLSSELMFFAALFAMYFTLRSVTGEAYWKESADALNLPFSATNTTILVLSSLTCQLGVFAAERGDVKKLRAWFVVTFIMGAIFIGGQVFEYTELVKHEGLSLSSGPYGSVFYLTTGFHGLHVTGGLIAFLLVLGRTYAAKRFTHTQATAAIVVSYYWHFVDVVWIGLFATIYLIR is encoded by the coding sequence ATGTCGGTCGTGGCGACAGCAACGACAGTAGAAACCGGGCACGCGCACCCGTCGGTCAATCGGCCGAACCTCACCAGCGTCGGAACCATCATCTGGCTGAGTTCCGAGCTGATGTTCTTCGCGGCCCTCTTCGCGATGTACTTCACCCTTCGATCGGTGACGGGCGAGGCGTATTGGAAGGAATCCGCCGATGCGCTGAATCTTCCGTTCTCCGCGACCAACACCACGATCCTGGTGCTCAGCTCCCTGACGTGTCAGCTCGGCGTTTTCGCGGCCGAGCGCGGCGACGTCAAGAAGCTGCGCGCGTGGTTCGTGGTCACCTTCATCATGGGTGCGATCTTCATCGGCGGTCAGGTCTTCGAGTACACGGAGCTGGTCAAGCACGAGGGCCTCTCGCTCTCGTCCGGCCCCTACGGCTCGGTGTTCTACCTGACCACCGGTTTCCACGGACTGCACGTGACGGGCGGTCTGATCGCCTTCCTGCTGGTCCTGGGCAGGACGTACGCGGCCAAGAGGTTCACCCACACGCAGGCCACCGCGGCCATCGTCGTGTCCTACTACTGGCACTTCGTCGATGTCGTCTGGATCGGCCTCTTCGCCACGATCTACCTGATTCGGTAA
- a CDS encoding Ig-like domain-containing protein, which translates to MSHRPRTRTVLSCGLLLVPLAVSTTACGGSSSEPLSANPYDASDQISANIPADGRHKADPDKPLEVSLNGDDARITDVTATDAAGRHVRGELSADGRHWRTTVPLAAGTRYTVQVSTEEEDGTPGSKTLVVDTKDADDRLTVKFGPQSGVYGVGQPITAELSKPVNDPQARAVVESALKVDSSPRVEGSWHWVDGKKLHFRPKDYWPAHTTVAVHSNLDGLKIAGGLYGGPAKPVRLTTGDRLEAVTDAAAHRMTVLRNGKAINTIPVTTGKPGFSTRNGVKVVLGKESFVRMRSTTVGIAAGSSDSYDLPVYWATRVTWSGEYVHAAPWSVGSQGAANVSHGCTGMSTGNAQWFFNTVRVGDIVKVVNSGGATMTPFDNGFGDWNMPWKDWRAGSALRNKAPATTGAAEREQDPAADARLRPQV; encoded by the coding sequence ATGAGTCACAGACCTCGAACCCGGACGGTGCTGAGCTGCGGTCTCCTGCTCGTGCCCCTCGCGGTGAGCACCACCGCGTGCGGGGGCTCGTCGTCGGAACCGCTCTCGGCCAACCCCTACGACGCGTCCGACCAGATATCGGCGAACATCCCGGCGGACGGCAGGCACAAGGCGGACCCCGACAAGCCGCTCGAGGTCTCCCTCAACGGCGACGACGCCCGGATCACGGATGTGACCGCCACCGACGCGGCCGGCCGCCACGTCCGCGGCGAACTGAGCGCCGACGGCCGGCACTGGCGCACCACCGTGCCGCTGGCCGCCGGCACCCGCTACACCGTGCAGGTCAGCACCGAGGAGGAGGACGGCACTCCCGGCAGCAAGACCCTGGTGGTCGACACCAAGGACGCGGACGACCGGCTGACCGTCAAGTTCGGTCCGCAGAGCGGCGTCTACGGCGTCGGCCAGCCGATCACCGCCGAGCTCAGCAAGCCGGTGAACGACCCCCAAGCCCGGGCCGTCGTCGAGAGCGCCCTGAAGGTCGACTCCTCGCCCCGGGTGGAGGGCTCCTGGCACTGGGTGGACGGCAAGAAGCTGCACTTCCGCCCCAAGGACTACTGGCCCGCGCACACCACTGTCGCCGTCCACAGCAACCTCGACGGCCTGAAGATCGCCGGCGGGCTCTACGGCGGCCCGGCCAAGCCGGTCCGGCTCACCACCGGCGACCGGCTGGAGGCCGTCACCGACGCCGCCGCGCACCGGATGACCGTGCTGCGCAACGGCAAGGCGATCAACACCATCCCGGTCACCACCGGCAAACCCGGCTTCTCCACCCGCAACGGCGTCAAGGTCGTGCTCGGCAAGGAGAGCTTCGTCCGGATGCGCAGCACCACCGTCGGCATCGCCGCCGGGAGTTCGGACTCCTACGACCTGCCGGTCTACTGGGCGACCCGGGTCACCTGGAGCGGCGAGTACGTGCACGCCGCGCCCTGGTCGGTCGGCTCCCAGGGTGCCGCCAACGTCAGCCACGGCTGCACCGGCATGTCCACGGGCAACGCCCAGTGGTTCTTCAACACCGTGCGGGTCGGCGACATCGTCAAGGTCGTCAACAGCGGCGGCGCCACCATGACTCCGTTCGACAACGGCTTCGGCGACTGGAACATGCCCTGGAAGGACTGGCGCGCCGGCAGCGCGCTCAGGAACAAGGCCCCCGCGACCACAGGCGCGGCCGAGCGGGAGCAGGATCCCGCCGCCGACGCCCGGCTGCGCCCGCAGGTCTGA
- a CDS encoding cytochrome c oxidase subunit 4, with the protein MKIQGKMFIWLSVFILAMAVVYGVWSKEPAGTTALFLAFGLCIMVGYYLAFTARRVDAGAQDNEDAEVADDAGELGFFSPHSWQPLFLGIGGALAFLGVVFGFWLLYFSLPVILAALFGWVFEYYHGENRTQ; encoded by the coding sequence GTGAAGATCCAGGGCAAGATGTTCATCTGGCTGAGCGTCTTCATCCTCGCCATGGCCGTGGTCTACGGCGTGTGGTCGAAGGAGCCGGCCGGTACCACTGCGCTCTTCCTGGCCTTCGGCCTGTGCATCATGGTCGGCTACTACCTGGCCTTCACGGCCCGGCGGGTCGACGCGGGCGCACAGGACAACGAGGACGCCGAGGTCGCGGACGACGCCGGTGAGCTGGGCTTCTTCAGCCCGCACAGCTGGCAGCCGCTCTTCCTCGGCATCGGCGGCGCGCTCGCCTTCCTGGGCGTCGTCTTCGGCTTCTGGCTGCTGTACTTCTCGCTGCCGGTGATCCTCGCGGCCCTCTTCGGCTGGGTCTTCGAGTACTACCACGGCGAGAACCGCACCCAGTAG